One stretch of Anabrus simplex isolate iqAnaSimp1 chromosome 3, ASM4041472v1, whole genome shotgun sequence DNA includes these proteins:
- the LOC136866609 gene encoding zinc finger protein 681-like isoform X1, whose protein sequence is MDQKVNVKEEPVWLEGTTNTSLENFEREWDMISLKPETKSELTEPGPTQENTFESSVDIKEEIVLEQQTVDLLVPYIKEENNVESVAEKPLPSGERPYRCEECGKVFKRKHHHRTDMITHTRDRAYHCKHCSMTFTGVSALRKHNSTHTGERPYQCIHCKKTFSNEHNLQTHTLTHTESRLYGCEECGRTFTRRSSIRTHMVIHTGDRPFRCKECSKTYSRKDDLRNHMVTHTGDRSYHCKECGKTYRGKNGLRTHIITHTGERPYCCNECGKTFNRKGILRKHMVSHTRDRPYPCEVCRSTFKQRSHLRRHMSIHTGKKPV, encoded by the exons atggaccagaaagTTAACGTCAAAGAGGAACCTGTCTGGCTTGAGGGAACAACAAATACGTCACtt gaaaattttgaacgtGAATGGGATATGATATCTCTGAAACCAGAAACCAAGTCAGAGTTAACTGAGCCTGGGCCAACACAGGAAAACACATTCGAG TCTTCTGTTGACATTAAAGAGGAAATAGTGCTAGAGCAACAGACAGTTGATCTACTGGTTCCATACATCAAGGAAGAAAACAA CGTGGAGAGTGTTGCAGAAAAACCATTGCCCTCTGGAGAGAGGCCGTACCGGTGTGAAGAATGTGGTAAAGTGTTTAAGAGAAAACATCACCACCGAACTGACATGATAACTCATACTAGAGACAGGGCATACCACTGCAAGCATTGCAGCATGACGTTCACTGGAGTGAGTGCTCTCCGTAAGCACAATTCTACTCATACTGGAGAGAGACCGTACCAATGTATACATTGTAAAAAGACCTTTAGTAATGAACATAATCTGCAAACTCATACTTTAACTCACACTGAAAGCAGGCTATACGGTTGTGAGGAATGCGGCAGGACGTTTACCCGTAGAAGTAGTATTCGAACGCATATGGTAATCCACACCGGAGACAGGCCATTCCGTTGTAAAGAATGTAGCAAAACGTACAGTAGGAAGGATGATCTTCGAAATCACATGGTAACTCATACGGGAGACAGGTCGTATCATTGTAAGGAATGCGGCAAAACTTATAGAGGAAAAAATGGGCTCCGCACGCACATAATAACCCATACCGGAGAGAGGCCATActgttgtaatgaatgtggtaaGACGTTCAACAGGAAAGGTATTCTCCGAAAGCACATGGTATCCCATACCAGAGACAGGCCGTACCCTTGTGAAGTGTGCCGAAGTACTTTTAAACAGAGAAGCCACCTGCGTAGACACATGTCTATCCATACTGGAAAAAAGCCCGTGTAA
- the LOC136866609 gene encoding uncharacterized protein isoform X2 has protein sequence MDQKVNVKEEPVWLEGTTNTSLENFEREWDMISLKPETKSELTEPGPTQENTFESSVDIKEEIVLEQQTVDLLVPYIKEENNCRELYWLSNDLEIEGVISTRC, from the exons atggaccagaaagTTAACGTCAAAGAGGAACCTGTCTGGCTTGAGGGAACAACAAATACGTCACtt gaaaattttgaacgtGAATGGGATATGATATCTCTGAAACCAGAAACCAAGTCAGAGTTAACTGAGCCTGGGCCAACACAGGAAAACACATTCGAG TCTTCTGTTGACATTAAAGAGGAAATAGTGCTAGAGCAACAGACAGTTGATCTACTGGTTCCATACATCAAGGAAGAAAACAA TTGTAGGGAATTGTATTGGCTTTCTAATGATTTGGAAATCGAAGGTGTTATCTCCACACGGTGCTGA